A genome region from Marinobacter panjinensis includes the following:
- a CDS encoding HD-GYP domain-containing protein — translation MHTARQDIIETEIPVSQLKIGMHVVRLDRPWEETDFLLQGFILQNEEDVLAVQQQCETVVVEGRVDVAPEKPTSPDTSKSSSSVPKRKVTYINKVDASREMAAARTSYTDAKATAKNIMSSLRLGRTLEMNQIHQVVDSCVDSVLRNDNALLLLTKIKNKDEYTAEHCINVSILSAAFAKHLGLLEGEIRTVALCGLLHDVGKMRIDDDILNKPGALTPEEFAVMKNHTTFGRDVLAALPRLAHSAVDVAYSHHERMDGKGYPRGLAGHQIPLFAKIVGLVDTYDAITSSRVYDRGRASMEALQIIHRNKSTQFDAGLAVEFIRMIGVYPPGSIVEMTNEEVGIVVTTHTTSKLKPRVLLVRDALKQPLATFREVDLLKGVPDSAGQPYKIAREVPDESYGIVMKDFIEQGILNRKAPEISAPVDDGHGKP, via the coding sequence ATGCACACGGCCCGTCAGGACATCATAGAGACTGAAATCCCTGTATCCCAGCTGAAGATCGGGATGCATGTCGTTCGTCTGGATCGGCCATGGGAAGAAACAGACTTCCTGCTTCAGGGTTTTATCCTCCAGAACGAAGAGGACGTGCTTGCTGTTCAGCAACAGTGCGAAACGGTCGTTGTGGAAGGGCGGGTGGATGTTGCACCGGAAAAGCCCACCTCACCTGACACCTCAAAATCGTCATCGTCGGTTCCCAAACGCAAAGTCACCTACATCAACAAGGTCGACGCCAGCCGTGAAATGGCCGCGGCAAGAACAAGCTACACAGACGCCAAGGCCACCGCAAAGAACATCATGTCCAGCCTGCGGCTTGGTCGCACACTTGAGATGAACCAGATTCACCAGGTGGTGGATAGCTGTGTGGACAGTGTGCTGCGAAATGACAACGCCCTGCTGCTGCTTACCAAGATCAAAAACAAGGACGAATACACTGCCGAACACTGCATCAACGTGTCTATCCTTTCAGCGGCATTCGCCAAGCACTTGGGGCTACTGGAAGGAGAGATTCGAACTGTCGCCCTGTGTGGACTGCTGCACGATGTGGGCAAGATGCGCATTGACGATGACATCCTGAACAAACCCGGCGCCCTCACACCCGAAGAATTCGCAGTGATGAAAAATCACACTACCTTCGGACGGGACGTGCTGGCAGCCCTGCCCCGGCTCGCCCATTCGGCGGTTGACGTCGCCTATTCACATCACGAACGGATGGACGGCAAAGGCTATCCGCGAGGACTGGCCGGGCACCAGATTCCGTTGTTTGCAAAAATTGTGGGGCTGGTAGACACCTACGATGCCATCACCAGCTCGCGGGTTTACGACAGGGGCCGCGCTTCAATGGAAGCGCTGCAGATCATTCACCGCAATAAAAGCACCCAGTTTGATGCAGGCCTGGCGGTAGAATTCATCCGCATGATCGGCGTTTACCCGCCAGGCTCAATCGTGGAAATGACCAACGAGGAAGTAGGCATTGTGGTCACCACTCACACTACCAGCAAACTCAAACCCCGGGTTCTGCTGGTGCGTGACGCGCTCAAGCAGCCACTGGCCACCTTCCGCGAAGTGGACCTCCTGAAAGGCGTTCCCGACAGTGCCGGGCAACCCTATAAGATTGCCCGGGAAGTGCCGGACGAAAGCTACGGCATTGTGATGAAGGATTTTATTGAACAGGGCATTCTCAACCGCAAGGCTCCCGAAATCTCAGCCCCGGTCGATGACGGCCATGGTAAGCCTTGA
- a CDS encoding sulfite exporter TauE/SafE family protein, translating into MTDLSLLQIFLANLALLAGSCLQGVAGYGIGTLAAPLLFLISPVLVPAPLVLNAVVLTIFMVLRNRGALQIREVRFAIGGGVAGMFLAGVTLMLISPKGFELVFGILILMGVLLSVAGLRPALNARNSVLAGAASTYMGTITAVGGPPIALIYQNQKGPLVRANMSAFFLVASFFSIAALLASGYLGQRELQLFAVTFPGVLTGFWLSGKLVNRMPFDGLRPVILGIAAVAGIAALVRGLMSL; encoded by the coding sequence GTGACTGATCTTTCCCTGCTGCAGATTTTCCTAGCCAACCTTGCCCTGCTGGCCGGTTCCTGTCTGCAGGGAGTGGCAGGTTATGGCATTGGAACCCTGGCTGCACCGCTGCTTTTTCTGATCAGCCCCGTACTGGTGCCGGCGCCACTGGTGCTTAATGCGGTAGTGCTGACAATTTTCATGGTGTTGCGAAACCGGGGTGCGCTGCAGATACGGGAAGTGCGCTTTGCCATCGGTGGCGGGGTTGCCGGGATGTTCCTGGCCGGGGTCACGTTGATGCTGATCTCACCCAAGGGATTCGAGCTGGTGTTCGGCATACTCATCCTTATGGGCGTACTGCTCAGCGTGGCCGGTTTACGGCCGGCTCTGAATGCCCGTAACAGCGTTCTGGCCGGGGCCGCCTCAACCTACATGGGAACCATCACTGCCGTTGGGGGGCCACCGATTGCGTTGATCTACCAGAACCAGAAAGGCCCGTTGGTGCGAGCCAATATGTCGGCGTTCTTTCTGGTGGCGAGCTTTTTCAGCATTGCCGCCCTGCTGGCATCCGGCTACCTGGGACAGCGGGAACTGCAATTGTTTGCAGTCACCTTCCCGGGAGTATTGACAGGATTCTGGCTTTCCGGAAAGCTGGTCAATCGCATGCCCTTTGACGGGCTGAGGCCCGTTATCCTGGGCATTGCGGCTGTGGCTGGCATAGCAGCGCTGGTTCGCGGCCTGATGTCGTTATAA
- a CDS encoding YchJ family protein codes for MVAQGTQERCPCGSGESYSACCQGYHQGKPAPTPEALMRSRYSAFVLKLADYLQSTWHSSTRPQNLGLEQTPRWASLKILSSDDSGNDGTVHFRAIYRTDNGWGYLEEKSDFLREGGRWYYVSGDTSEGVLKPGRNEPCPCGSGRKYKTCCF; via the coding sequence ATGGTTGCACAAGGAACTCAGGAGCGTTGTCCCTGTGGCAGTGGTGAATCTTACAGTGCCTGCTGTCAGGGCTACCATCAGGGCAAACCGGCACCAACGCCGGAAGCACTTATGCGGTCCCGCTACAGCGCCTTTGTACTGAAGCTGGCCGATTACCTGCAGTCCACATGGCACTCCAGCACCCGCCCACAAAACCTGGGCCTGGAGCAAACGCCCCGGTGGGCCTCACTGAAGATCCTGTCGTCAGATGATTCGGGTAACGATGGCACCGTGCATTTTCGTGCCATCTATCGTACTGACAACGGCTGGGGATACCTGGAAGAGAAATCCGACTTCCTCCGAGAGGGTGGCCGCTGGTATTACGTCAGCGGTGACACCAGCGAAGGCGTGCTCAAGCCTGGCAGGAATGAGCCCTGCCCCTGTGGTAGCGGCAGAAAATACAAAACCTGCTGCTTCTGA
- a CDS encoding rhodanese-like domain-containing protein, translating to MKTAHDLVAQAKQDIHEVPLDQADDAIRKADMLIDVRDPDEYRTSHIPGAVNISRGMLEFKFSNDPALESRDLNIVCYCKTSGRAALSAKALQEMGYLHVTSIAGGFDAWQEAGKDVVQPEMPSFE from the coding sequence ATGAAAACGGCCCACGATCTGGTTGCGCAAGCCAAACAGGATATTCACGAAGTCCCGCTGGACCAGGCGGATGATGCGATCCGGAAAGCCGATATGCTGATAGATGTGAGAGACCCGGACGAATACCGCACCAGCCATATCCCCGGGGCAGTGAATATTTCGCGAGGTATGCTGGAGTTCAAGTTCAGCAACGATCCGGCGCTGGAAAGCCGTGACCTGAACATTGTGTGCTACTGCAAAACCTCTGGCAGGGCCGCGCTCAGCGCGAAAGCATTGCAGGAAATGGGGTACCTGCATGTCACCTCGATTGCCGGAGGGTTTGATGCCTGGCAAGAGGCCGGCAAAGACGTGGTGCAGCCTGAAATGCCCTCTTTCGAGTAG
- a CDS encoding hotdog fold thioesterase, whose product MAIWTRSIPILEHMTEGSKNTAVATMGIEFVEIGDDYLIGRIPVDERTVQPFGILHGGSSVVLAETLGSMAANYCLRKENQIAVGLDINANHIRSVTNGWVYGTARPVHIGGTTQVWEIRLENEEGKLTCISRLTMAVIDRG is encoded by the coding sequence ATGGCAATATGGACCCGCAGCATTCCCATTCTTGAGCATATGACTGAGGGCAGCAAGAACACGGCTGTCGCAACCATGGGCATTGAATTCGTGGAAATTGGTGACGACTACCTGATTGGCCGTATTCCCGTGGACGAGCGCACGGTGCAGCCATTTGGCATCCTGCATGGTGGGTCATCGGTCGTGCTGGCGGAGACGCTGGGCAGCATGGCTGCCAACTATTGCCTGCGTAAGGAAAACCAGATTGCGGTGGGGCTGGATATCAACGCCAACCATATTCGTTCCGTCACCAACGGCTGGGTCTACGGTACGGCACGGCCCGTTCACATTGGCGGCACTACGCAGGTCTGGGAAATACGGCTGGAAAACGAGGAAGGTAAGCTGACCTGTATCTCAAGGCTTACCATGGCCGTCATCGACCGGGGCTGA